The Candidatus Celerinatantimonas neptuna DNA segment CGACGGATGATCATCGAACAACTGAATTCGTCTGGCGAAGTTAAAGTCGATGAACTTGCTCGCCAACTTCAAACCTCAGAAGTGACTATTCGTAAAGATCTTTCTGAATTGGAAAGTAATGGGCTATTACTACGCCGGTATGGGGGCGCAGTGCCTTTGCCTAGTGAATTACTTTTGGGAGACAATGAACCAGAAGTTTCGAATCGAAAGATAGAGATTGCTAAGGCCGCAGCCCAACTGATTAAAGATCATCACCGGCTGATTATCGACTCCGGAACCACCACGGCGGCACTGTTACCTCAATTATCGGATAAACAAGGGCTGGTGGTGATGACGAATTCTTTAAATATTGCTTCAGCTTTGCGTGAGTTAGAGAACGAACCTGTTCTTTTGATGACCGGAGGAACCTGGGATCCACATTCTGAAGCATTCCAGGGCAAAGTTGCAGAACAGGTGCTGAAATCTTA contains these protein-coding regions:
- the srlR_1 gene encoding Glucitol operon repressor, whose amino-acid sequence is MSKRNTQQRRRMIIEQLNSSGEVKVDELARQLQTSEVTIRKDLSELESNGLLLRRYGGAVPLPSELLLGDNEPEVSNRKIEIAKAAAQLIKDHHRLIIDSGTTTAALLPQLSDKQGLVVMTNSLNIASALRELENEPVLLMTGGTWDPHSEAFQGKVAEQVLKSYDFDQLFIGTDGIDVERGTTTFNELFGLSQVMADVSRDVIVMAESSKVGRKMHNVELPWAKISILVTDHLLADSDKKAIEAHGVQVIRAPKQ